In one window of Meiothermus sp. DNA:
- a CDS encoding AMP-binding protein → MSEPIWFPSDNYKHGSHVEAMLKHLKLASYEALYRFSIEQPEAFWEATLQLLGIKWLVPYREVLDVSQGPQWPRWFVGGQLNLAYNTLHHARTRPHDPALVWEGEDGAVVRLSYGELEASVAQAAHALKELGIGKGDRVGLFLPMLPETAISALAVAQIGAIFVPIFSGYAAEAAATRLQDAEARLIITADGFYRRGSRVELLGNARTAAALSPSVEKLLVVRRFGNVELAPNEVAWDRIVPQQPSRAPYEPMDSMDPFMLIYTSGTTGKPKGTVHYHAGFPIKAAQDMAHLFDLRKHETLFWFTDMGWMMGPWAILGALTIGGTVLLYEGAPDYPDASRLWALCERHGVTHLGLSPTLVRALMPSGDEHVLKHDLSKLRMLGSTGEPWNLEPYLWFFKTVGQRRVPIINYSGGTEIGGGILGCTAWRPIKPMGFNTAVPGIHAEVLDSTGQPVRDEVGELAVMGPWPGQTKGFWKAPERYLDTYWSRFENIWVHGDWAILDREGHWMIQGRSDDTLKIAGKRVGPAEYESAAVEHPAVKEAAAIGIPHPVKGEAAVVFVVLRQENTPSSEMEKSISETISNRLGKALKPEKILFVPDLPKTRNAKVMRRVIRAAYLGQNPGDLSALENPQAVEAIQKSSS, encoded by the coding sequence ATGAGCGAACCCATCTGGTTCCCATCTGACAATTACAAACACGGCAGTCACGTCGAAGCCATGCTGAAGCACCTGAAGCTGGCTAGCTACGAAGCGCTATACCGCTTTAGCATCGAGCAGCCCGAGGCCTTCTGGGAAGCCACCCTACAACTTCTGGGCATTAAGTGGTTGGTTCCGTATCGAGAAGTACTCGATGTTTCGCAGGGCCCACAGTGGCCTCGATGGTTTGTGGGGGGGCAGCTCAACCTGGCCTATAACACCCTTCACCATGCCAGAACCCGGCCCCACGACCCGGCCCTTGTTTGGGAAGGGGAAGACGGCGCTGTTGTGAGGTTGAGTTATGGCGAGCTCGAGGCCAGCGTAGCCCAGGCTGCCCATGCGCTAAAAGAACTGGGTATCGGTAAAGGAGACCGGGTGGGCCTCTTCCTGCCCATGCTCCCCGAGACCGCCATCAGTGCCCTGGCCGTGGCCCAGATCGGCGCGATTTTTGTACCCATCTTCTCGGGCTATGCCGCCGAGGCAGCCGCCACCCGCCTTCAGGATGCCGAGGCCAGGCTGATTATCACCGCCGATGGCTTCTACCGTCGGGGGAGCCGGGTCGAGCTGCTGGGCAACGCCCGCACTGCCGCCGCCCTTTCGCCCAGCGTGGAAAAGCTCCTGGTAGTACGCCGCTTTGGGAACGTAGAGCTAGCGCCCAACGAGGTGGCCTGGGATCGAATCGTTCCCCAACAGCCCTCGAGGGCCCCTTATGAACCCATGGACAGCATGGATCCCTTCATGCTGATCTACACCTCCGGCACCACCGGCAAACCCAAGGGCACCGTGCATTACCATGCCGGTTTTCCCATCAAAGCCGCTCAGGACATGGCCCATCTCTTCGACCTGCGAAAGCACGAGACCCTGTTCTGGTTTACCGATATGGGCTGGATGATGGGACCCTGGGCCATCCTGGGTGCACTGACCATCGGCGGTACGGTGCTGCTCTACGAAGGGGCCCCCGACTACCCAGATGCGAGCCGGTTGTGGGCCCTCTGCGAGCGGCACGGGGTCACGCACCTGGGCCTCTCCCCCACCCTGGTGCGGGCCTTGATGCCCTCGGGTGACGAACACGTTCTCAAACACGATTTGTCCAAGCTAAGGATGCTGGGCTCCACCGGCGAGCCCTGGAACCTGGAGCCTTATCTCTGGTTCTTCAAAACTGTTGGCCAGCGTCGCGTCCCCATCATCAACTACTCCGGCGGCACCGAAATTGGTGGGGGTATCCTGGGCTGCACGGCCTGGCGGCCCATCAAGCCCATGGGGTTCAACACCGCCGTGCCTGGGATTCATGCTGAAGTACTGGACAGTACCGGACAGCCCGTGCGGGACGAGGTAGGCGAGCTGGCGGTGATGGGGCCCTGGCCCGGGCAGACCAAAGGTTTCTGGAAGGCTCCCGAGCGCTACCTGGACACCTACTGGAGTCGTTTCGAGAATATCTGGGTGCACGGCGACTGGGCCATTTTGGATCGGGAGGGTCACTGGATGATCCAAGGGCGCAGCGACGACACCCTCAAAATTGCTGGCAAAAGGGTCGGCCCTGCCGAATACGAGAGTGCTGCCGTCGAGCATCCAGCGGTGAAGGAAGCCGCCGCCATTGGCATTCCCCACCCCGTCAAGGGTGAGGCCGCCGTGGTGTTTGTGGTGTTGCGACAAGAGAATACCCCCAGCAGTGAAATGGAGAAATCCATCAGCGAAACTATCTCCAATCGCCTAGGCAAGGCCCTCAAGCCAGAAAAAATTCTTTTCGTCCCCGACCTACCCAAAACCCGCAACGCCAAAGTGATGCGTCGGGTGATTCGAGCTGCTTATTTGGGACAAAACCCCGGCGACTTATCGGCCCTCGAGAACCCTCAAGCAGTAGAGGCCATTCAGAAATCCTCCAGCTAA